One Prinia subflava isolate CZ2003 ecotype Zambia chromosome 8, Cam_Psub_1.2, whole genome shotgun sequence DNA window includes the following coding sequences:
- the LIME1 gene encoding lck-interacting transmembrane adapter 1 has translation MAAASGEGTAGTQLLPAGTALALLGGLVYLGTLCAVCKRKGRKKVAPDGVKLVDEALLGQTQLRSLSKSDTKLHELYRVKVRDDVQRPASLDLPCPTAPAGESLHISGLLHRELPQIPVPEPPAASPAPDQTYSNLLFTPLRKPAPDSVYECLAVGGEDTPAPPVPAGTQVSPPRAVHGAADYACVHKVKKVVSVEVQDGAVAGSPGAQHCWNGAGNVPPAKLEEVYSTVCKATKKKSQVPASTPGAVKEGGSGRLPPHQQEGAPAAPGPPDSCYESINNRAWTAQGRGPDPDYEAVDINWKKAAKRDKPGKACVPENLYESVGDIWAGEPRKASARTAANGLEVYITNL, from the exons ATGGCTGCAGCCAGTGgcgaggggacagcagggacccagctcctgccagctggcactgccctggccctgctcggTGGCCTGGTCTACCTGGGCACCCTCTGTGCTGTCTGTAAACG gaagggcaggaagaAGGTTGCTCCAGATGGGGTGAAGCTCGTGGATGAG GCCCTGCTTGGCCAGACACAGCTGCGGTCGCTCAGCAAGTCGGACACGAAGCTGCACGAGCTGTACCGGGTGAAGGTCAGAGACGACG TCCAGCGTCCGGCCAGCCTGGACCTCCCCTGTCCCACGGCCCCTGCAGGTGAATCCCTGCACATCTCTGGCCTCCTGCACCGTGAGCTGCCCCAGATCCCAGTCCCTGAGCCCCCGGCTGCTTCTCCAGCCCCTGACCAGACCTACTCCAACCTTCTCTTCACCCCGCTGAGGAAACCAGCGCCAGACAGTGTCTATGAGTGCCTGGCAGTGGGGGGGGAGGACACCCCGGCGCCCCCCGTGCCAGCTGGCACCCAGGTGTCCCCTCCACGGGCTGTGCATGGGGCAGCTGATTATGCCTGTGTCCATAAAGTGAAGAAGGTGGTGTCGGTGGAGGTGCAggatggggctgtggcaggatcccctggagcacagcactgctggaatgGTGCAGGCAATGTCCCACCAGCCAAG ctggaggaggtgTACTCAACAGTGTGCAAAGCCACCAAGAAGAAATCCCAGGTCCCTGCATCAACCCCGGGGGCTGTGAAGGAGGGGGGTTCTGGGCGGCTGCCCCCCCACCAGCAGGAGGgggccccagcagccccaggccccCCTGACTCCTGCTACGAGTCCATCAACAACAGAGCTTGGACTGCTCAGGGCCGTGGCCCCGACCCCGACTATGAGGCTGTGGACATTAACTGGAAGAAGGCAGCAAAACGGGACAAGCCAGGGAAGGCCTGTGTCCCCGAGAACCTGTATGAGAGCGTGGGGGACATTTGGGCAGGGGAGCCCCGGAAAGCCTCTGCCCGGACTGCAGCCAATGGGCTGGAGGTTTACATCACCAACCTATAG
- the ZGPAT gene encoding zinc finger CCCH-type with G patch domain-containing protein, which translates to MDEESLEAAIQTYNAQLQQVELALGAGQDPSQQSDLMQLQEDLKQLIELTESSLVAVKKSKLLATLDTDASSSSPAGLPGQDSHLDSSAQDEEYAAFKEAIAGLGTDEEPAADDSEISSEREGETGSKTKSKCNEEEEESEREEEEEELSGMKVKAPYYSSWGTLEYHNAMIVGTEELEDGSAGVRVLYLYPTHKSLKPCPFFLDDKCRFKENCRFSHGQVVSVEELQPFQEPDLGSLGVGSACLAKHSDGIWYTARITDVDSGYYTVKFDSLLLKEAVVEGDSVIPPLRSEDAAESGESDEDSVDDSGYAKVIDSGVPENGEWSPACSSSFGGWEAHTRGIGSKLLVQMGYEFGKGLGKNGEGRVEPVQAVVLPRGKSLDQCAEVLQKKKQGKLEPGKSRKCRAKGGSSAQLGGRKAPRNVFDFLNEKLRGKSAGDKAGGMALPQRNSKEIYHASKSTKKALSVSLFQTTEKIEQTQRDIRGIQQALARNIGRHSIAAAQLEEKLANAHKQLGQLQAQEARLQREQKKADTHKKMTEF; encoded by the exons ATGGATGAAGAGAGTCTGGAAGCAGCGATCCAGACCTACAAcgcccagctgcagcaggtggaGCTGGCGCTGGGGGCGGGCCAGGACCCATCGCAGCAGTCGGACCtgatgcagctgcaggaggatctGAAGCAGCTCATCGAACTGACCGAGTCGAGCCTGGTGGCTGTGAAAAAGAGCAAACTTCTGGCCACTTTGGACACAgatgcctcctcctcctccccagcgGGTCTCCCAGGGCAGGATTCCCACCTGGACAGCTCTGCCCAAGATGAGGAATATGCTGCTTTTAAAGAAGCCATTGCTGGGCTTGGAACAGATGAGGAGCCTGCAGCTGATGACAGCGAGATCTCctcagagagagagggagaaacagGGTCTAAAACCAAATCAAAGTGCaatgaagaggaggaggagtctgagagagaggaggaggaggaggagttgaGTGGGATGAAGGTTAAAGCCCCCTACTACAGCTCCTGGGGGACGCTGGAGTACCACAATGCCATGATtgtggggacagaggagctggaggatgGCAGTGCAGGGGTCAGGGTGCTCTACCTGTACCCCACCCACAAGTCCCTGAAGCCGTGCCCGTTCTTCCTGGATGACAAATGCAGATTTAAGGAGAACTGTCG gttCTCCCATGGCCAGGTGGTGTCCGTGGAGGAGCTCCAGCCGTTCCAGGAGCCCGACCTGGGCAGTCTGGGGGTGGGCTCAGCCTGCCTGGCCAAGCACAGCGATGGCATCTGGTACACGGCCAGAATCACCG ATGTGGACAGTGGTTACTACACGGTGAAATTTGACTCCCTGCTCCTCAAGGAGGCCGTGGTGGAAGGGGACAGTGTCATCCCACCCCTGAGAAGTGAAGATGCTGCTGAATCTGGAGAGTCTGATGAGGACAGTGTGGATGATTCTGGTTATGCCAAAG TGATCGATTCAGGCGTTCCAGAGAACGGGGAAtggagccctgcctgcagctcctctttcGGTGGCTGGGAGGCCCATACTCGAGGCATTGGCTCCAAACTGCTCGTTCAGATGGGATATGAGTTTGGAAAAG GCCTAGGGAAAAATGGTGAGGGCAGAGTGGAGCCCGTGCAGGCTGTGGTGCTTCCTCGAGGGAAGTCCCTGGACCAGTGTGCTGAGGTGCTTCAGAAGAAGAAGCAGGGCAAGCTGGAGCCAGGCAAATCGAGGAAATGCCGAGCAaagggaggcagctctgcacagctgggCGGGCGTAAGGCCCCGCGCAACGTGTTCGACTTCCTGAACGAGAAACTGCGCGGGAAGAGCGCTGGGGACAAGGCTGGCGGGATGGCCCTGCCCCAGAGGAACAGCAAAGAGATCTACCACGCCAGCAAGAGCACCAAGAAGGCCCTGAGTGTCAGTCTCTTCCAGACCACGGAGAAGATTGAGCAAACACAGAGGGATATCAGGGGAATCCAGCAGGCCCTGGCACGCAACATCGGGCG gcACAGcattgctgcagctcagctggaggagaagctggCTAATGCTCAcaagcagctggggcagctgcaggccCAGGAAGCCAGGCTGCAACGGGAGCAGAAGAAAGCAGACACCCACAAGAAGATGACTGAGTTCTAG
- the SLC2A4RG gene encoding SLC2A4 regulator, with amino-acid sequence MDPPRPPAVLMPARRRRRPPPPPAPPAARAAAAKAPLGSEGWPGEPPPRQDAASQDAVLRELDAGLERCLALHSAVQCIPVPRHRKLSGKAGIDEVMAAAVLTSLSASPLVLGHPPATHAPEPGSEVWKEAPAMSSSCSSSSNTSGDWSWDPSSDRSTPSTPSPPLSSHVPSTFLPGPLPDEGPDEPDGTHFIFGEPTPRKRKNSTKVMFKCLWKSCGKVLSSSSGMQKHIRTMHLGRKADLEQSDGEEDFYYTELDVDVEALTDGLSSLTPVSPTSSVPPAFPGPEAPPPPALPILDLALASPCSPPAAPGRCHVHTDHAYQGCRTPPRPPVSPTVPTPPPPKPPAVPRRPRGEAKKCRKVYGMEHREMWCTACRWKKACQRFLD; translated from the exons ATGGaccccccgcgcccgcccgcggTCCTAatgcccgcccgccgccgccgccgcccgccgcccccgcccgcgccgcccgccgcccgcgccgccgccgccaag GCTCCGCTGGGATCCGAGGGCTGGCCGGgggagccgccgccgcgccAGGACGCGGCCAGCCAGGACGCCGTGCTGCGGGAGCTGGACGCGGGGCTGGAGCGGTGCCTGGCGCTGCACTCGGCCGTGCAGTGCATCCCCGTGCCCCGGCACAG gaAGCTCTCGGGCAAGGCGGGCATTGATGAGGTGATGGCAGCGGCAGTGCTCACCAGCCTCTCTGCCAGCCCGCTGGTACTCGGACACCCACCAGCCACTCATGCCCCAG AGCCCGGCAGCGAGGTGTGGAAGGAGGCTCCTGCCAtgtcctccagctgcagcagcagcagcaacaccaGCGGGGACTGGAGCTGGGACCCTTCCAGCGACCGATCCACCCCCTCCACACCCTCACCCCCCCTCTCCAGCCACGTCCCCAGCACCTTCCTGCCTGGCCCACTGCCAGATGAGGGCCCTGATGAGCCCGATGGCACCCACTTCATCTTTGGAGAGCCCACCCCACGGAAGAGGAAG AACTCCACCAAGGTGATGTTCAAGTGCTTGTGGAAGAGCTGCGGCAAagtcctcagcagctcctcagggatgCAGAAGCACATCCGAACCATGCACCTTGG ccGCAAAGCCGACCTGGAGCAGAGCGATGGCGAGGAAGATTTCTACTACACGGAGCTGGACGTGGACGTGGAGGCGCTGACAGACGGGCTCTCCAGCCTCACCCCCGTCTCTCCCACCTCCTCGGTGCCTCCCGCCTTCCCCGGCCCCGAGGCTCCTCCGCCGCCGGCGCTGCCCATCCTCGACCTGGCCCTGgcctccccctgcagccccccggccgcccccggccGCTGCCACGTCCACACTGACCACGCGTACCAG GGCTGCCGGACCCCTCCACGGCCACCGGTGTcccccactgtccccacccCACCGCCACCCAAGCCACCGGCCGTGCCCAG GCGGCCGCGGGGGGAGGCCAAGAAGTGCCGCAAGGTGTACGGCATGGAGCACCGGGAGATGTGGTGCACGGCGTGCCGCTGGAAGAAGGCCTGCCAGCGCTTCCTCGACTGA